The Saccopteryx leptura isolate mSacLep1 chromosome 2, mSacLep1_pri_phased_curated, whole genome shotgun sequence genome has a window encoding:
- the URAD gene encoding putative 2-oxo-4-hydroxy-4-carboxy-5-ureidoimidazoline decarboxylase isoform X1, which produces MDMEKVNSMDFGEFVDVFGNVIERCPLIAAAVWSQRPFSDLDDLEKHFSAFIDALPQSGLKGQICHFAPRPRVPAEAERSWHRQAQGQEGILRCHPDLAGRELQRGTLTAESQREQSGAGLTHLGAEERRRLAELNARYRARFGFPFVLAARLSDRDAVPRELTRRLRCQPALELRTALGEVKKIGRLRLADLLGVDPARL; this is translated from the exons ATGGACATGGAAAAGGTCAACTCCATGGACTTTGGAGAATTTGTGGACGTGTTTGGGAATGTCATTGAGAGGTGTCCTCTTATTGCAGCTGCCGTCTGGTCCCAGCGCCCATTCTCTGACCTGGACGACTTAGAGAAacacttttctgcatttattgatgcTCTGCCACAGTCAG GTCTCAAAGGACAAATTTGTCACTTCGCGCCCCGCCCCCGGGTCCCAGCCGAAGCCGAAAGAAGTTGGCACCGACAGGCACAAG GCCAGGAGGGCATCCTGCGCTGCCACCCGGACCTGGCGGGCCGCGAGCTGCAGCGGGGCACGCTGACGGCCGAGTCGCAGCGGGAGCAGAGCGGCGCGGGCCTGACGCACCTGGGCGCGGAAGAGCGGCGCCGGCTGGCTGAGCTCAATGCGCGGTACCGCGCGCGCTTCGGCTTCCCCTTCGTGCTGGCCGCGCGCCTCAGCGACCGGGACGCCGTGCCCCGCGAGCTGACGCGCCGGCTGCGCTGCCAGCCTGCTCTGGAGCTGCGTACAGCCCTGGGCGAGGTGAAGAAGATCGGCCGCCTGCGGCTCGCCGACCTCCTCGGCGTGGACCCCGCTCGGCTGTAG
- the URAD gene encoding putative 2-oxo-4-hydroxy-4-carboxy-5-ureidoimidazoline decarboxylase isoform X2 translates to MDMEKVNSMDFGEFVDVFGNVIERCPLIAAAVWSQRPFSDLDDLEKHFSAFIDALPQSGQEGILRCHPDLAGRELQRGTLTAESQREQSGAGLTHLGAEERRRLAELNARYRARFGFPFVLAARLSDRDAVPRELTRRLRCQPALELRTALGEVKKIGRLRLADLLGVDPARL, encoded by the exons ATGGACATGGAAAAGGTCAACTCCATGGACTTTGGAGAATTTGTGGACGTGTTTGGGAATGTCATTGAGAGGTGTCCTCTTATTGCAGCTGCCGTCTGGTCCCAGCGCCCATTCTCTGACCTGGACGACTTAGAGAAacacttttctgcatttattgatgcTCTGCCACAGTCAG GCCAGGAGGGCATCCTGCGCTGCCACCCGGACCTGGCGGGCCGCGAGCTGCAGCGGGGCACGCTGACGGCCGAGTCGCAGCGGGAGCAGAGCGGCGCGGGCCTGACGCACCTGGGCGCGGAAGAGCGGCGCCGGCTGGCTGAGCTCAATGCGCGGTACCGCGCGCGCTTCGGCTTCCCCTTCGTGCTGGCCGCGCGCCTCAGCGACCGGGACGCCGTGCCCCGCGAGCTGACGCGCCGGCTGCGCTGCCAGCCTGCTCTGGAGCTGCGTACAGCCCTGGGCGAGGTGAAGAAGATCGGCCGCCTGCGGCTCGCCGACCTCCTCGGCGTGGACCCCGCTCGGCTGTAG